AAGCAGAGGGGTCACCCTGAGATGAAGCCAGCTCAGTggaagagcagaacagagcccAGGGGCCACAGCAGGAACAGGACACTGTGTGTAGCACTCCAGGCACTGTTGCACAGATCCCCCTCACAGCAGGTCAGTTTCGCACCCACCAAGTACAGGTTCTCTAATAACGCTCCGGAGCAGGCACTTTGGGTGGCACAGCCCTTCAAGGTGGTAGCGCTCACTCCAGCTAAATTAGGTAGTGGTGGAagggaaaaacagaacagagtgagaaagagagagagagggagagagagagagagagagagttagaaacaATACCCTAGACTGGCATGCTCTTCTACGGGGTAGAAATATATTTTGCCATTTTGTTAAAAATACATAgtactgcacacaccacactcccacaaataaacacacctgttgcaGAGAGACAGCGATCCTCATCACCGGCACATTGAATCCTTGATGAGCAGTCCGCCGACTCGCAGCTGAAACACTGCCTCCCATTGGCCGTGCCAACTACTGGAGCTGAAAGATAAACCATGCTTTCATGTTCAGCTTTGTAGAATTTCTAATATTTTACCCAAACAGGGCAGGAAGAATTGATTTAGGCATTAGATTAAGAAGACAATTACTAAATAGTCACTAAATTGATCCCATAGCCTACTTCCTGAACATTAGATTCATCATTAGATTCCATCAGCACAAAAAAATTACCTGGAGACGTTCCGTTGTTGCAGTTGTCTTTGTCACAGCACAAGGTGCTCTGTCTGACCCCTACAATTCCCATGTTCATGGAACCACTGAGACATTGTGCAGATGGGACGCAGCTTTTGGTATTTACTTCAGAAGTTGAACcccctgcacacaaacaacaacaaaaatgatgtAGTCATGAGGAAAAGGATGGACCGAAAGAAAccgcaaaaaagaaagaaatctagACTTCAGTGTAAGGAAGTTAAGCTTCTCACTTTATCTACAGCAGAaacttttttataaaaaaa
The DNA window shown above is from Clupea harengus chromosome 11, Ch_v2.0.2, whole genome shotgun sequence and carries:
- the LOC116222355 gene encoding lymphocyte antigen 6A-2/6E-1-like, translated to MVIEVIFAVMCLLVSQAKGLQCTTCRNVGGSCSGPSQQCPALDSCASSNVATILGGSTSEVNTKSCVPSAQCLSGSMNMGIVGVRQSTLCCDKDNCNNGTSPAGVSATTLKGCATQSACSGALLENLYLVGAKLTCCEGDLCNSAWSATHSVLFLLWPLGSVLLFH